One stretch of Indicator indicator isolate 239-I01 chromosome 36, UM_Iind_1.1, whole genome shotgun sequence DNA includes these proteins:
- the USE1 gene encoding vesicle transport protein USE1 isoform X1: MAATRLELNLMRLLSRCEALAAERRDPEEWRLEKYVAALEDMLQELKKQSSKPAPELMNEYSRKVDFLKGLLDAEKLSSSTEKALASQFLAPGRTPTTAKERTPATKRVHLQTKARCTGKMRSELLGTDPLAVNDFEEFTMRKRKGLASDEKQSAVELDAVLQHHQDMQEKLAEEMLSLARSLKNNTLAAQNVIKQDNQTLSHSLWMADQNFEKLKDESDRLEQHAKKSVNWLLWIMLIVVCFIFISMILFIRIFPKLK; this comes from the exons ATGGCGGCGACGCGGCTGGAGCTGAACCTCATGCGGCTGCTGAGCCGGTGCGAGGCGCTGGCGGCGGAGCGACGAGACCCCGAGGAATGGCGGCTGGAGAAG taTGTGGCTGCTCTGGAAGACATGCTCCAAGAGCTGAAGAAGCAGTCGAG CAAGCCAGCCCCAGAACTGATGAATGAATACTCTCGCAAAGTGGACTTCCTGAAGGGACTTTTAGATGCTGAAAAATTG TCTTCATCAACTGAAAAGGCTCTGGCAAGTCAGTTCTTGGCCCCTGGCCGTACCCCCACAACAGCCAAAGAAAGGACCCCAGCAACTAAAAGGGTTCACCTCCAGACAAAGGCTCGATGCACAGGCAAGATGAGGAGTGAGCTGCTTGGCACA GACCCCTTGGCTGTCAATG ATTTTGAGGAGTTCACTATGAGGAAGCGGAA AGGCCTCGCATCTGATGAGAAGCAGTCAGCGGTGGAGCTGGATGCTGTGTTGCAGCACCACCAGGACATGCAGGAGAAGTTAGCTGAAGAAATGCTAAGTCTGGCTCGCAGCCTCAAAAACAACACTCTGGCTGCACAGAATGTGATCAAGCAAGACAACCAG ACACTGTCACattccctctggatggcagaCCAGAACTTTGAGAAGCTCAAGGATGAGTCTGATCGCCTGGAGCAGCACGCCAAGAAGTCGGTCAACTGGCTGCTCTGGATCATGCTGATTGTGGTTTGTTTCATATTTATCAGCATGATTCTCTTCATCAGGATTTTCCccaaactgaaatga
- the MYO9B gene encoding unconventional myosin-IXb, which yields MSLKDADSAVCQAKAAYNLHIYPQLSTESAPCCKVTATKDSTSSDVIKDVISILNLDVSKHYVLVEVKESGGEEWVLDINDSPVHRVLLWPRRAQDEHPQKEGYYFLLQERNTDGTIKYVQMQLLPKKTDARRLVERGFLPWHQEDFDDLCNLPNLTETTLLENLKCRFLKYKIYTYAGSILIAINPFKFLPIYNPKYVKMYENHQLGKLEPHIFAIADVAYHTMLKKQVNQCIVISGESGSGKTQSTNFLIHCLTALSQKGYASGVERTILGAGPVLEAFGNAKTAHNNNSSRFGKFIQVNYLENGIVRGAVVEKYLLEKSRLVSQEKDERNYHVFYYLLLGVTEEERKEFHLKQPEDYFYLNQHNLKIEDGEDLRHDFERLKQAMEMVGFLSATKTQIFSVLSAILYLGNVTYKKKATGRDEGLEVGPPEALDILSQLLKVKREILVEVLTKRKTVTANDKLILPYSLSEAITARDSMAKSLYSALFDWIVLRINHALLNKKDMEESVTCLSIGVLDIFGFEDFETNSFEQFCINYANEQLQYYFNQHIFKLEQEEYKSEGITWHNIDYTDNVACIHLISKKPTGLFYLLDEESNFPHATNQTLLAKFKQQHEENKFFVGTPVMEPAFIIRHFAGKVKYQIKDFREKNMDYMRPDIVALLRSSDSAYVRELISMDPVAVFRWAVLRAAVRAMAVFAEAGRQRARKAAGVVRQGPRVPLGELQRSNTPVEKVYRCSVLDFSFDCSEDFDINAFEDIISLYENKKDMHEQIIASIKGLPWQGEDPCKLLRSLNLLQHHSHFMKSRGMKQKQIIPKNLLDSKSLKLIVSMTLHDRTTKSLLHLHKKKKPPSISAQFQTSLNKLLETLGRAEPFFIRCIRSNAEKKDMLFDESLVLQQLRYTGMLETVRIRRSGYSAKYTFQEFIDQFQVLLPKNAKASKEDICVYLNKLKLDENYYQIGKTKVFMKEAERQKLQDTLHREVMRKIILLQSWLRMGLERRRFLRTRQAAIVLQACWRSRCLRLALQRSSAAVCIQAAWRRYRERKCYLQQKRRVCLLQAMYRGHLQRQRFQKMVTEKRKAEEKQRERQEGQVAENDTSKDEHSEKTTDRLPVKHKSELDQGAGDHDQTPNEQPANVNWSEKATSLQKNVPESAERVPSSREKRESRRQRGLEHNKLQNKHVLLSFEGPPHWQGEPTSSEGVLEIPSASETLVAQDAVLQSSSEGEKSSGEEKALSDTPASSEIKESSSVPEQPPVSGDDQALDRTETKGNQMKGSQSLLGHERPTHLALNLPSVLAECWGEKNKHLVQKAAKDLDSPTSSQIQRYVDDPGKLKYKREKWKGKRQSDAGQNDMLSQSLDERTCVDKSPQKQLEKKGNSFSLSDLSTLAQSVAMNQPLPDTIEEGKSPKKQAVQKRPSDLTPTSDAFVSLQSTSQQIDARSAFKSPLRRLLGKKPDKKIPKESPDVIDEGEGLSLISCILFPETGGTQKASETSSGQPSRLQAGERHGKESSKVRKNRTIKISKISSVSQNWRASMAREIANANELKHLDEFLLNKINDLRSQKSGVECLFFEATEKFRGNIKTMYSAPNGQIHVGYKDLAENYQLLVTNLAQKREEKEVKLVLNLFQSLLDEFIRGYTKRDESEQPKQTKAQKKKRKQDRAIEEHNGHVFTNYQVSIRQSCEHCCSYIWPMEKACLCSVCKLTCHKKCMPKIQSSCMSCGKKNEQDAEPRHFGVCVSSLTSERNSVPVVMEKLLEYVEMHGLYTEGIYRKSGSANRMKELKQLLQADPNSVKLENYPIHTITGILKQWLRELPDPLMTSAQYNDFLRAVELPEKQEQLCAIYSVLEQLPQANHNTLERLIFHLVKVALIEDVNRMSPNALAIVFAPCLLRCPDTSDPLTSMKDVSKTTMCVEMMIEEQIRKYKIKMDEINQLEAAESIAFRRLSLLRQNTLWPVKLGFSSPYEGMLSKSCQAKGSDTGSLGLDSVHEEEEVSEVDSREKEILIDRIQSIKEEKEDITYRLPELDQRGSDEENMDSETSASTESLLEERAGRGATEAIPGLHCCAQSSSMPVKDICKVPYLLQASSDSSFASLSSRHRPSLTLPKMKVPRRTPVMPTANIKLPPGIFKCTEGSQGRISAKEEAQVLVRRREQPARRMDKIHSVYVAHGSAVAQELSGGCEPTDKVQRRFSDPYSHLPCLEQ from the exons ATGAGTTTGAAAGATGCTGACAGTGCAGTTTGCCAGGCAAAGGCAGCCTATAATCTTCATATTTACCCCCAACTCTCAACCGAAAGTGCTCCCTGTTGCAAAGTGACAGCAACCAAGGACAGCACCTCTTCAGATGTCATCAAGGATGTCATTAGTATCTTAAACTTGGATGTCTCAAAACATTATGTGCTTGTGGAAGTGAAAGAATCAGGTGGTGAAGAATGGGTGCTTGATATAAATGATTCACCTGTGCATCGAGTTCTGCTCTGGCCTCGCCGTGCTCAGGATGAGCATCCCCAGAAGGAAGGGTACTATTTTCTCTTGCAAGAGAGAAACACTGATGGGACTATCAAGTACGTCCAGATGCAGTTGCTTCCCAAGAAGACAGATGCACGACGGTTGGTGGAAAGGGGTTTTCTTCCCTGGCATCAGGAGGACTTTGATGACTTGTGCAACCTCCCCAACTTAACAGAGACAACTCTCCTGGAGAATCTCAAATGCCGctttctgaaatacaaaatttACACTTATGCAGGAAGTATTCTCATTGCAATTAACCCCTTCAAGTTCCTGCCCATTTATAATCCTAAGTACGTCAAGATGTATGAGAATCACCAGCTTGGGAAGCTGGAGCCTCATATCTTTGCCATTGCTGATGTGGCTTATCACACCATGCTCAAGAAGCAGGTTAACCAGTGCATCGTGATTTCAGGGGAAAGTGGCTCGGGGAAAACTCAAAGCACAAACTTCTTAATTCACTGCCTCACAGCACTGAGCCAGAAAGGGTACGCAAGTGGCGTGGAGAGAACTATTCTAGGAGCGGGACCAGTTCTGGAG GCATTTGGGAATGCAAAAACAGCACACAACAATAACTCCAGTCGCTTTGGAAAGTTCATTCAAGTCAACTATTTAGAGAATGGTATTGTCCGAGG GGCTGTCGTTGAAAAATACCTGCTTGAAAAATCTCGCCTAGTTTCTcaagaaaaagatgaaag GAACTACCACGTCTTTTATTACTTGCTACTTGGAGTCACTGAGGAGGAACGTAAAGAATTTCACCTCAAGCAACCTGAAGATTATTTCTACCTCAATCAG CATAACTTGAAAATCGAAGATGGGGAAGATCTCCGACATGACTTTGAGAGATTAAAACAAGCCATGGAGATGGTTGGCTTTCTGTCAGCAACAAAGACCCA GATTTTTTCAGTACTTTCAGCTATTCTGTATTTGGGCAACGTTACATACAAGAAGAAAGCCACAGGGCGTGATGAAGGGTTGGAAGTAGGACCTCCTGAAGCGTTGGACATTCTTTCCCAGCTTCTGAAA GTTAAACGAGAAATTCTAGTAGAAGTgctaacaaaaagaaaaacagtgacTGCTAATGACAAACTCATTTTGCCCTACAGCCTCAGTGAG GCAATAACAGCTCGTGATTCGATGGCCAAGTCCCTGTACAGTGCTCTGTTTGACTGGATCGTGCTGCGCATCAACCACGCGCTCCtcaacaagaaggacatggaggagTCTGTTACG TGTCTGTCCATTGGTGTTCTTGATATTTTTGGATTTGAAGACTTTGAAACCAACAGTTTCGAACAGTTCTGTATAAACTACGCAAATGAGCAGCTTCAGTATTATTTCAATCAGCATATtttcaaactggaacag GAGGAGTATAAGAGTGAAGGGATCACTTGGCATAATATTGACTATACTGACAATGTGGCCTGCATTCACTTAATCAGCAAGAAGCCCACTGGCCTCTTCTATCTTCTGGATGAAGAAAGCAA TTTTCCACATGCTACCAACCAAACTCTACTTGCAAAATTCAAACAGCAGCACGAGGAGAACAAGTTCTTTGTTGGAACCCCGGTGATGGAGCCTGCTTTTATTATTCGACACTTTGCTGGAAAAGTTAAATACCAGATAAAA gatttcagagagaaaaatatggATTACATGAGACCAGATATCGTCGCTTTGCTGAGAAGCAGTGACAGTGCCTATGTCCGGGAGCTGATCAGCATGGACCCCGTGGCTGTGTTCCGCTGGGCCGTGCTGCGTGCTGCCGTCAGAGCCATGGCTGTCTTTGCAGAGGCTGGGCGTCAGAGAGCCCGGAAGGCTGCAG GAGTGGTACGTCAAGGACCCAGAGTTCCCCTTGGAGAACTCCAGAGATCAAATACACCCGTAGAAAAAGTTTACCG ctgctcagtgcttgATTTCTCGTTTGATTGTTCTGAGGATTTCGATATAAATGCTTTTGAGGACATCATTTCTCTTTATGAGAACAAGAA AGACATGCATGAACAAATCATCGCAAGTATTAAAGgactcccatggcagggggaggatCCCTGTAAGCTGCTTCGGTCGCTCAATCTGCTTCAACACCACTCCCACTTCAT GAAAAGTAGAGGTATGAAACAAAAGCAGATCATTCCCAAG AACTTGCTGGATTCCAAGTCTCTGAAGCTTATAGTGAGCATGACCCTGCATGACCGAACGACCAAATCCCTCTTGCACTTGCACAAGAAGAAGAAACCCCCTAGCATAAGTGCACAGTTCCAG ACTTCCCTGAACAAGCTGTTGGAGACACTAGGCAGAGCTGAGCCGTTCTTCATCCGCTGCATTCGCTCCAATGCCGAGAAG aAAGACATGCTGTTTGATGAGAGCTTGGTGCTTCAGCAGCTGAGGTACACTGGCATGCTGGAGACGGTGCGCATCAGAAGGTCTGGCTACAGTGCCAAGTACACCTTCCAG GAATTCATAGACCAGTTTCAGGTGTTGCTGCCCAAAAATGCCAAAGCCTCTAAGGAAGACATCTGTGTTTATTTGAATAAACTAAAATTGGATGAGAACTACTATCAAATAGGGAAAACCAAG GTGTTTATGAAGGAGGCTGAGCGGCAGAAGCTGCAGGATACgttgcacagagaggtgatGCGGAAAATcattctgctgcagagctggctgcggatgggtctggagaggaggcgCTTCCTCAGGACACGGCAGGCAGCCATCGTCTTACAG GCCTGCTGGCGTTCCCGGTGCCTTAGGCTGgcgctgcagaggagcagcgcAGCTGTGTGCATCCAGGCAGCTTGGCGAAGGTACAGGGAGAGAAAATGCTACCTCCAGCAGAAGAGGAGAGTTTGTCTTCTGCAAGCCATGTACAGAGGACATCTACAACGTCAAAG ATTTCAGAAAATGGTCACAGAAAAGCggaaagctgaagaaaagcagagagagaggcaggaagGTCAGGTCGCAGAGAATGATACAAGCAAGGATGAGCACAGTGAAAAAACAACAGACCGACTGCCTGTAAAACACAAGTCAGAGCTGGATCAGGGTGCTGGGGACCATGATCAAACACCAAATGAGCAACCTGCAAACGTGAACTGGTCTGAAAAAGCCACTTCCCTCCAGAAGAACGTGCCTGAGAGCGCCGAGAGAGTCCCAAGTAGCAGGGAGAAACGCGAGTCCCGGcggcagagggggctggagcacaacAAGTTACAGAACAAGCACgtcctgctctcctttgaagggCCACCACACTGGCAGGGGGAGCCAACCTCTTCTGAAGGGGTCCTGGAAATTCCTTCAGCCTCAGAGACATTGGTGGCACAGGAtgctgtccttcagagcagcagtgagggagagaaaagttcaggggaagagaaggctctttcAGACACACCAGCATCAAGTGAGATaaaagagagcagctctgttccTGAGCAGCCACCTGTGTCAGGAGATGACCAGGCACTGGACAGGACAGAAACAAAAGGGAATCAGATGAAAGGCAGCCAAAGCCTCCTCGGCCATGAGAGGCCAACACATCTTGCACTGAACCTTCCCAGCGTGCTGGCTGAATGCTGGGGAGAGAAGAACAAACACCTTGTGCAGAAGGCTGCCAAAGATCTGGACAGTCCCACTTCTTCCCAAATCCAGAGATACGTGGATGACCCAGGGAAGCTGAAGTACAAGAGAGAGAAGTGGAAAGGAAAGCGACAATCCGATGCTGGTCAGAATGACATGCTGAGTCAGTCCTTGGATGAGAGAACATGTGTGGATAAGTCTCCTCAGAAGCAGCTTGA AAAGAAGGGGAATTCATTTTCGTTAAGTGATCTCTCAACACTGGCCCAGTCTGTTGCTATGAACCAG CCATTGCCGGATACaatagaagaaggaaaaagcccCAAGAAGCAGGCTGTGCAAAAGAGGCCCAGTGACCTCACACCTACCTCAGATGCATTTGTTTCCCTGCAGTCCACGAGTCAGCAAATAGATGCCAG GTCTGCTTTTAAAAGTCCTCTGCGTAGACTCTTGGGGAAAAAGCCAGACAAGAAAATTCCAAAGGAGAGTCCTGATGTGATTGATGAAGGAGAAGGCCTATCCCTTATATCTTGTATCCTCTTTCCAGAGACAGGAGGAACCCAGAAAGCCTCAGAAA CTTCCTCTGGACAGCCAAGTCgcctgcaggctggggagcgCCACGGGAAGGAGAGCAGCAAGGTGAGGAAGAACCGGACCATAAAGATCAGCAAGATCTCCAGTGTGTCCCAGAACTGGAGAGCATCCATGGCCCGCGAGATTGCCAACGCCAATGAACTGAaacacctggatgagttcctctTGAACAAG ATCAATGACCTGCGCTCCCAGAAGTCTGGTGTggaatgtttgttttttgaagCCACTGAGAAGTTCAGAGGGAACATCAAGACCATGTATTCTGCTCCT aaTGGGCAAATCCACGTTGGCTACAAAGATCTGGCAGAAAATTACCAACTTCTAGTTACAAATCTGGcccaaaaaagggaagagaaagaagtcaAGCTGGTTTTGAATCTTTTCCAGTCCCTTCTGGATGAATTCATCAGAGGATACACAAAAAGAGATGAATCTGAGCAGCCCAAG CAGACCAAAGCCCAGAAGAAGAAACGGAAACAAGACCGTGCA ATTGAAGAACACAACGGCCACGTTTTCACAAACTACCAAGTGAGCATACGGCAGTCGTGTGAGCACTGCTGCTCCTACATCTGGCCCATGGAAAAGGCTTGCCTCTGCAGTG TTTGCAAGCTGACTTGTCACAAGAAATGCATGCCCAAAATCCAGAGCAGCTGTATGTCGTGTGGAAAAAAG AATGAACAGGATGCAGAACCACGTCACTTTGGAGTGTGTGTGAGTTCCCTGACCAGTGAGAGGAACTCAGTTCCTGTTGTcatggagaagctgctggagtaTGTGGAGATGCACGGCCTCTACACCGAGGGCATCTACAGGAAATCAGGGTCAGCAAATCGTATGAAGGAGCTGAAACAGTTGCTGCAAGCAG atccaAACTCGGTGAAACTGGAGAATTACCCTATCCACACCATCACAGGCATCCTGAAGCAGTGGCTGCGGGAGCTGCCAGACCCCCTGATGACATCCGCGCAGTACAACGACTTCCTGCGAGCCGTGG AGCTACCAGAAAAACAGGAGCAACTCTGTGCCATTTACAGTGTCCTTGAACAGCTGCCACAAGCAAACCATAACACCTTGGAGCGCCTCATCTTCCATCTGGTCAA AGTGGCTTTGATAGAAGATGTCAACCGTATGTCACCCAATGCCTTGGCCATTGTTTTTGCTCCGTGCCTCTTGCGTTGTCCTGATACCTCTGACCCCTTAACCAGCATGAAGGATGTTTCAAAAACAACCAT GTGTGTGGAGATGATGATAGAAGAGCAGATAAGGAAGTACAAGATAAAAATGGATGAAATAAAtcagctggaggcagctgagAGCATCGCTTTTCGACGGCTCTCATTGCTTCGGCAGAATACG CTCTGGCCTGTAAAACTTGGGTTTTCTTCCCCTTATGAGGGGATGCTG AGTAAAAGCTGCCAGGCCAAAGGAAGTGACACTGGCAGCTTAGGATTGGACTCAGTACACGAAGAGGAGGAAGTTTCTGAAGTTGATAGTCGGGAGAAGGAGATTCTGATCGATCGCATACAGTCGATAAAGGAAGAGAA GGAGGATATCACCTACCGCCTACCCGAGCTCGACCAGCGTGGCTCTGACGAGGAGAACATGGACTCGGAGACCTCAGCAAGTACGGAGAGCCTGCTGGAGGAGAGGGCAGGGCGGGGGGCTACGGAAG CAATTCCTGGATTacactgctgtgctcagagctccaGCATGCCTGTCAAAGACATTTGCAAAGTGCCTTATCTTTTGCAAGCCTCTTCAGACTCTTCTTTTGCATCCCTGTCTTCAAGACACCGACCATCTTTGACACTGCCCAAGATGAAAGTGCCCCGTCGAACTCCAGTCATGCCAACAGCAAATATAAAACTTCCTCCTGGGATTTTCAAATGTACAGAAGGATCTCAGGGCAGGATTTCAGCTAAGGAGGAGGCTCAGGTACTGGTGAGACGACGGGAGCAGCCAGCAAGGCGAATGGACAAAATCCACTCTGTGTATGTGGCACATGGGTCTGCAGTGGCGCAGGAGCTCTCAGGGGGATGCGAACCAACAGACAAAGTTCAACGTAGGTTTTCAGACCCCTACTCTCACCTTCCCTGTCTGGAGCAGTGA
- the USE1 gene encoding vesicle transport protein USE1 isoform X2 yields MAATRLELNLMRLLSRCEALAAERRDPEEWRLEKYVAALEDMLQELKKQSSKPAPELMNEYSRKVDFLKGLLDAEKLSSSTEKALASQFLAPGRTPTTAKERTPATKRVHLQTKARCTGKMRSELLGTVCCGHAEFTMRKRKGLASDEKQSAVELDAVLQHHQDMQEKLAEEMLSLARSLKNNTLAAQNVIKQDNQTLSHSLWMADQNFEKLKDESDRLEQHAKKSVNWLLWIMLIVVCFIFISMILFIRIFPKLK; encoded by the exons ATGGCGGCGACGCGGCTGGAGCTGAACCTCATGCGGCTGCTGAGCCGGTGCGAGGCGCTGGCGGCGGAGCGACGAGACCCCGAGGAATGGCGGCTGGAGAAG taTGTGGCTGCTCTGGAAGACATGCTCCAAGAGCTGAAGAAGCAGTCGAG CAAGCCAGCCCCAGAACTGATGAATGAATACTCTCGCAAAGTGGACTTCCTGAAGGGACTTTTAGATGCTGAAAAATTG TCTTCATCAACTGAAAAGGCTCTGGCAAGTCAGTTCTTGGCCCCTGGCCGTACCCCCACAACAGCCAAAGAAAGGACCCCAGCAACTAAAAGGGTTCACCTCCAGACAAAGGCTCGATGCACAGGCAAGATGAGGAGTGAGCTGCTTGGCACAGTATGTTGTGGTCATGCT GAGTTCACTATGAGGAAGCGGAA AGGCCTCGCATCTGATGAGAAGCAGTCAGCGGTGGAGCTGGATGCTGTGTTGCAGCACCACCAGGACATGCAGGAGAAGTTAGCTGAAGAAATGCTAAGTCTGGCTCGCAGCCTCAAAAACAACACTCTGGCTGCACAGAATGTGATCAAGCAAGACAACCAG ACACTGTCACattccctctggatggcagaCCAGAACTTTGAGAAGCTCAAGGATGAGTCTGATCGCCTGGAGCAGCACGCCAAGAAGTCGGTCAACTGGCTGCTCTGGATCATGCTGATTGTGGTTTGTTTCATATTTATCAGCATGATTCTCTTCATCAGGATTTTCCccaaactgaaatga